One Natrinema halophilum genomic window carries:
- a CDS encoding efflux RND transporter permease subunit, which produces MNPAARYARFVTDHSKLIIAVLLVATLVVGSAAGNVDSELSIASFSSDSTEAETYETLQQNFTTEGENTTVVQVVTRGENVLSKESLLETLRFQRAVADDPEVTTTLRTNRSMIGLSNVVATTAIRQSERESGPGNGTDEQPERSGSRSETPSIDAQISHLESMPERKVEATVERVLDPDSENRGPVEPYSLLTTDYEPGSTTATGRVLYVFQDTSNAAGDDLPQEVVDAQLELKDLSARIITSESFVFGAGIVDEESTQATGESFAIISPVALLLILAVLGIAYRDVFDVALGLLGVALVLAWMAGFMGWAGIGVTQILIAVPFLLIGLSIDYALHVVMRYREAHFDDPDATPREAMRRGLAGVVVAIGAATFTTSVGFLSNAVSPLESIREFGIVSAVGIVAAFLVFGLLLPALKIELDGLLGRIGYTHRASAFGRAGAAGNALSVGTDVARRAPYVVIAIAVVLSVAGGAAATDIETSVDQTDFLPRDSPAWMDSLPKSFQPSEYELRENAEYINAKFAQPSDRSRAEFLIEGPVTESDALERIAAGKGHLANTSSAVTLADGSLEVTGPLETINSVAATNETVAAMVTEADTDDDGVPDENLTAIYDAVYGAAPEKAAATIHRQDGAYRSLRLSVGLSGGADTGTVTEEMRDVATTIEGETELTVTATGRPIIEEIVQQGLLTTLVDGFLITFGVITAFLTLIFWLRYRTLSLGAVVLTPVLFAQAWLFGTMYLAGIAFTPETAIIAAIGIGIGVDYAIHIGERFLEEYTDKPDTISALRRTVRGTGGALLASAVTTAAGFGVLVLALVPSLQRFGFVTSVAIGYAFLASILVLPSLLVVWIRITGSDDGSIALS; this is translated from the coding sequence ATGAACCCAGCCGCGCGGTACGCGAGGTTCGTGACCGATCACAGCAAGCTCATCATAGCGGTCCTGTTGGTAGCGACGCTGGTCGTCGGGAGCGCGGCGGGGAACGTCGATTCGGAACTTTCTATCGCGAGTTTCAGCAGCGACTCGACGGAGGCGGAAACGTACGAGACGCTCCAGCAGAACTTCACGACAGAAGGCGAGAACACGACCGTCGTTCAGGTCGTTACTCGAGGCGAAAACGTACTCTCGAAGGAGTCGCTCCTCGAGACCTTACGATTTCAGCGAGCCGTGGCCGACGATCCGGAGGTGACGACCACGTTGCGCACGAACCGCTCGATGATCGGGCTGTCGAATGTCGTCGCCACGACGGCCATCCGCCAGTCAGAGCGCGAATCGGGGCCCGGAAACGGAACCGACGAGCAACCCGAACGCAGCGGTTCCCGGTCGGAGACACCGTCGATCGACGCGCAGATTTCACACCTCGAGTCGATGCCGGAACGCAAGGTCGAAGCGACCGTCGAACGCGTTTTGGATCCCGACTCGGAGAACAGGGGTCCCGTCGAGCCGTACTCGCTTTTGACGACCGATTACGAGCCGGGATCGACGACTGCGACGGGTCGTGTCCTGTACGTGTTCCAGGATACGAGCAACGCCGCTGGCGACGACCTTCCACAGGAAGTCGTCGATGCCCAACTCGAGCTGAAAGACCTCTCTGCGCGTATCATCACATCGGAGAGTTTCGTTTTCGGGGCCGGGATCGTCGACGAGGAAAGTACCCAGGCGACCGGTGAGAGCTTCGCGATCATCTCTCCGGTCGCGCTCCTGTTGATTCTTGCCGTTCTCGGCATCGCCTATCGGGACGTCTTCGACGTCGCTCTCGGACTCCTCGGCGTGGCGCTCGTTCTCGCGTGGATGGCCGGGTTCATGGGCTGGGCCGGAATCGGCGTAACGCAGATCCTGATCGCCGTCCCGTTCTTGCTGATCGGGTTGAGCATCGACTACGCGTTACACGTCGTGATGCGGTACCGAGAAGCCCATTTCGACGATCCCGATGCGACGCCTCGGGAAGCGATGCGTCGCGGCCTCGCCGGAGTCGTCGTTGCCATCGGTGCAGCCACCTTCACGACCTCGGTCGGATTCCTCTCGAACGCGGTCAGCCCGCTCGAATCGATCCGGGAGTTCGGCATCGTCAGCGCCGTCGGAATCGTCGCGGCGTTTCTCGTCTTCGGTCTACTGCTGCCCGCACTGAAAATCGAACTCGATGGGCTACTCGGCCGGATCGGATACACGCACCGTGCCTCCGCGTTCGGTCGCGCAGGCGCGGCAGGTAACGCATTGAGCGTTGGCACAGACGTCGCCCGACGAGCGCCATACGTCGTCATCGCCATCGCGGTGGTCCTGAGCGTCGCCGGCGGAGCTGCCGCGACGGATATCGAGACGTCGGTCGATCAGACGGATTTCCTCCCGCGGGACTCGCCGGCCTGGATGGATTCGCTCCCGAAATCGTTCCAGCCGAGCGAGTACGAACTCCGGGAGAACGCCGAGTACATAAACGCGAAGTTCGCCCAGCCCAGCGACCGATCCCGAGCCGAATTCTTGATAGAAGGCCCGGTTACCGAATCGGACGCGCTCGAGCGGATCGCCGCCGGCAAGGGCCACCTGGCGAATACATCGTCCGCAGTAACACTGGCTGACGGGAGTCTGGAGGTGACGGGACCACTGGAAACGATCAATTCGGTTGCCGCCACCAACGAAACGGTCGCTGCGATGGTTACCGAGGCCGACACGGACGACGATGGGGTCCCGGACGAAAATCTGACTGCGATCTACGATGCCGTTTACGGCGCAGCCCCGGAGAAGGCCGCTGCCACGATCCACCGTCAAGACGGGGCGTATCGATCGCTTCGGCTCTCGGTGGGACTCTCCGGCGGGGCAGACACCGGGACCGTAACCGAAGAGATGAGAGATGTCGCGACGACGATCGAAGGGGAGACCGAGTTGACAGTGACTGCGACCGGACGACCGATCATCGAAGAAATCGTTCAGCAAGGCCTGCTTACGACGCTCGTCGACGGTTTCCTCATCACGTTCGGGGTGATCACCGCGTTCCTGACGCTGATCTTCTGGCTCCGATATCGGACGCTTTCGTTGGGAGCGGTCGTACTGACCCCCGTTCTGTTCGCCCAGGCGTGGTTGTTCGGAACGATGTATCTCGCGGGAATCGCATTCACTCCCGAGACAGCGATCATCGCGGCGATCGGAATCGGGATCGGCGTCGATTACGCCATCCACATCGGCGAGCGGTTCCTCGAGGAATACACCGACAAACCGGACACCATCTCCGCACTTCGGCGGACTGTCCGCGGGACGGGAGGAGCGTTGCTCGCCAGTGCTGTGACGACCGCCGCGGGCTTCGGGGTCCTCGTCCTCGCCCTCGTGCCGTCGTTACAGCGGTTCGGATTCGTCACGAGCGTCGCGATCGGCTACGCGTTCCTCGCGAGTATCCTCGTCTTGCCGAGTTTGCTTGTAGTCTGGATTAGAATAACTGGCTCCGATGACGGCTCGATCGCGCTTTCCTGA
- a CDS encoding TrmB family transcriptional regulator: MSTRDAVTALKRLGLPNYQARTFVALQQLGTGTAQEISDVSDVPRSQVYGAADDLAERGLVEVTESSPKEYRPVSLATAREQLTNRLERERERAFDNLAQLRTAPSARGDDQSVSTLRGRQPIDDRIAKLVESADSRVVFVAPEASSLSEQIETKLREQAARGMFVTVVTAEESERPRFSESSITVIVMGEDNPADFAGRALMIDDRTVLLSVATDDDTVDEEAMWTAGSRIGRILTQFMQSGIESGRERNP; encoded by the coding sequence ATGAGTACACGAGATGCAGTCACAGCGTTGAAACGACTCGGATTACCGAATTATCAGGCGCGTACCTTCGTCGCCCTCCAGCAATTGGGAACCGGTACCGCCCAGGAGATCAGCGACGTCTCCGACGTCCCTCGTTCGCAGGTCTACGGTGCCGCCGACGATCTCGCCGAACGCGGACTTGTCGAGGTGACCGAATCTTCGCCGAAGGAATATCGCCCGGTGAGCCTCGCCACGGCGCGTGAGCAGTTGACAAATAGGCTCGAGCGAGAACGCGAGCGCGCTTTCGACAACCTGGCTCAACTACGAACGGCACCGTCGGCGCGTGGCGACGACCAGTCCGTCTCGACGCTCCGCGGCCGCCAGCCGATCGACGACCGGATCGCGAAATTGGTCGAGTCGGCCGACTCGAGGGTCGTCTTCGTCGCGCCTGAAGCCAGTTCGCTGTCCGAACAGATCGAGACGAAACTCCGCGAGCAGGCTGCTCGCGGGATGTTCGTGACCGTCGTGACGGCCGAGGAATCGGAGCGCCCCCGGTTCAGCGAGAGTTCGATTACTGTGATCGTGATGGGAGAAGACAACCCGGCCGATTTTGCGGGTCGGGCACTCATGATCGACGACAGGACGGTTCTGTTGTCGGTCGCAACGGACGACGACACCGTCGACGAGGAGGCGATGTGGACGGCCGGCAGTCGTATCGGTCGCATTTTGACACAGTTCATGCAGTCCGGCATCGAATCCGGGCGAGAACGGAATCCGTAA
- a CDS encoding J domain-containing protein, giving the protein MGETYYEVLGVDPDATRDDIESAYRERVLETHPDHSDVPDAAERFQRVTKAKSILIDGAERARYDRLGHEAYVELAQGAPFGGDSTAETAQSDRSPSTPNHSTETGRAKTTDDTDRATDSDSEAADSGRANERNRWTSTSTHRANTSTDSVADDTGRKRSHHARHRSRQRTRTERRRSTGEWPFGDTRERTRKHTSSRTTATDGHTVGPQGSDGFQYSVHGWDDEISLEWDGPPIDQSTAITVGSVALLYPVFVAASLTPLFSVPVNAIVAACTLALIGYVLTMPRIAMVVFGTWSVLFPTGMVGFSLVDLASSRGLFVLAFAWVPLGYAVALWWTLRP; this is encoded by the coding sequence ATGGGCGAGACGTACTACGAGGTCCTCGGGGTCGACCCTGACGCGACTCGAGACGATATCGAGTCTGCCTACCGCGAGCGCGTCCTCGAAACCCATCCCGATCACTCCGACGTCCCCGACGCTGCCGAACGGTTCCAGCGCGTCACGAAGGCGAAGTCTATCCTCATCGATGGCGCGGAACGTGCCCGTTACGATAGACTCGGCCACGAAGCGTACGTCGAGCTCGCCCAGGGGGCGCCGTTCGGCGGTGATTCGACCGCCGAAACCGCCCAGTCCGATCGATCACCCTCCACACCGAACCATTCGACTGAGACGGGACGGGCGAAAACGACGGACGATACCGACAGAGCAACTGATAGCGACAGCGAGGCGGCCGACAGTGGACGGGCGAACGAGCGCAATCGATGGACTAGCACGTCGACTCACAGGGCGAACACCAGCACAGACTCGGTGGCCGACGACACTGGCCGAAAGCGGAGCCACCACGCGCGCCACCGATCCCGACAGCGAACCCGGACGGAACGACGCCGATCGACAGGCGAGTGGCCGTTCGGTGATACCCGAGAGCGGACTCGGAAACACACGTCTTCGAGAACGACTGCGACGGACGGACATACGGTCGGCCCACAGGGTAGCGATGGGTTCCAGTACTCCGTCCACGGCTGGGACGACGAAATCTCCCTCGAGTGGGATGGGCCGCCGATCGACCAATCCACGGCGATTACGGTCGGTTCCGTCGCCCTCCTGTATCCGGTGTTCGTCGCCGCGAGTCTCACACCGTTGTTTTCGGTTCCGGTCAACGCGATCGTCGCCGCCTGTACGCTTGCCCTGATAGGGTACGTGCTTACGATGCCCCGAATCGCGATGGTCGTCTTCGGAACCTGGAGTGTCCTCTTTCCGACCGGAATGGTCGGTTTTTCGCTCGTCGACCTGGCCTCATCGAGGGGCTTGTTCGTGCTCGCGTTCGCCTGGGTCCCCCTCGGGTACGCCGTCGCACTGTGGTGGACGCTTCGACCGTAA
- a CDS encoding Lrp/AsnC family transcriptional regulator, translating to MNGRQHELDDVDRGIIHMLQKDARNNTAREIGEAVGVSAGTVRNRIEKLEEDGVLRGYLPDIDYEMAGYQLSILFTCTARNPSETLAEGILDLHGVITVRKLLAGEENYHIGAVGTDTNDVSSIANAIRDCGLEIVRSEVLDEEYIQPFNHFGKEASPPNE from the coding sequence ATGAACGGACGTCAGCACGAACTCGACGATGTCGACCGAGGAATCATCCATATGCTTCAGAAAGATGCACGGAACAACACGGCCAGAGAGATCGGCGAAGCTGTGGGCGTTTCCGCAGGAACTGTCCGGAACCGTATCGAAAAACTCGAGGAAGACGGGGTTCTTCGGGGGTATCTTCCTGATATCGATTACGAAATGGCCGGCTATCAGTTGTCCATTCTGTTCACTTGCACGGCGAGAAATCCATCCGAGACCCTAGCCGAAGGCATTCTCGACCTCCATGGCGTCATCACCGTTCGAAAGTTGCTCGCCGGCGAGGAAAATTATCACATCGGAGCCGTCGGGACGGACACGAACGACGTCTCGAGTATTGCGAATGCGATCCGTGATTGTGGTCTGGAAATCGTGCGGTCGGAGGTGCTGGACGAAGAGTATATTCAACCGTTTAATCACTTCGGCAAAGAAGCATCTCCACCCAACGAATGA
- a CDS encoding HalOD1 output domain-containing protein, with protein sequence MERAPTARTAAIDTPCIEIVEQIAALEDVDPTELQPPLHDVIDPEAVNDLFSPTKRNGTRESGRVRFDYLGYDVVVRGDGRVSVSSGRTQNSKTDE encoded by the coding sequence ATGGAACGCGCTCCGACCGCGAGGACTGCTGCAATAGATACACCCTGTATCGAAATTGTAGAACAAATTGCAGCCCTCGAAGACGTCGACCCGACGGAACTTCAGCCCCCCCTTCACGACGTAATCGACCCGGAAGCGGTGAACGATCTCTTTTCTCCAACCAAGCGCAATGGCACTCGCGAATCCGGTCGAGTCAGGTTCGACTACCTCGGCTACGATGTCGTCGTTCGAGGTGACGGCCGCGTCTCCGTTTCGAGCGGGAGGACGCAGAATTCGAAGACTGACGAATAG
- the menD gene encoding 2-succinyl-5-enolpyruvyl-6-hydroxy-3-cyclohexene-1-carboxylic-acid synthase — MSAPNRATLWGRILADELAQGGLEAVCVAPGSRSTPLTVAFADHPDVDVYSHIDERSAAYFALGRARRNGEPTALVCTSGTAVANFHPAVMEADRGRVPLLLLTADRPPELRDSGANQTVDQVKLYGDAVRWDAELPEPEPDERKVRSLRTTAARALSETVGVSPGPVHLNCPFRKPLEPIDLPDDVPDSFAETAAARGRSGAFVETSPGTRRLADDEDRPLRQALESAARPLIVAGPADPTDLRSLDPGAVTELADQLGAPILADPLSGLRFGSHVDERCEGSEESDGVRSIYGGYDAYISQLPDPDVVLRFGASPTSKSLRHWLRDADARQFLVDPAGAWREATFTATDLLSTEPKSVVDGLLEALTSADSEGRTGGANSVAVNGDWRSLFDAAERVQWETCDEALAANALESAPFEGAILASVVSDAPDPATLFVSNSMPIRDVDRFGRPRDAALTVLGNRGASGIDGITSSALGAGSATDDPLVLVTGDLAFLHDSNGLLAVDRCNVDATIVLLDNDGGGIFHKLPIENFDPPFTDQFKTPHGLEFDELASFYDLEFESVSPVDFISAYRRSLERTGTQVLAVEFDSETSHRQRDRLEERVRNSIAVEFDDESA, encoded by the coding sequence ATGAGCGCGCCGAACCGTGCAACTCTGTGGGGTCGAATTCTCGCCGACGAACTCGCACAGGGTGGTCTCGAGGCCGTCTGTGTTGCACCGGGGAGCCGTTCCACACCGTTGACGGTCGCGTTCGCAGATCATCCGGACGTCGACGTCTACTCGCACATAGACGAGCGCTCGGCGGCGTATTTTGCGCTCGGCCGTGCGCGCCGCAATGGCGAGCCGACGGCGCTGGTCTGTACCTCCGGGACGGCTGTGGCGAACTTCCATCCCGCCGTGATGGAGGCTGATCGAGGCCGCGTGCCGCTGTTGTTGCTTACGGCCGATCGCCCGCCCGAACTCCGCGACAGCGGTGCGAACCAGACCGTCGATCAGGTCAAACTCTACGGCGACGCGGTGCGGTGGGACGCTGAACTGCCCGAACCCGAACCCGACGAGCGGAAGGTACGGAGCCTCAGGACGACCGCCGCACGCGCGCTCTCGGAAACGGTCGGCGTTTCACCCGGGCCCGTACACCTCAACTGTCCGTTTCGGAAGCCTCTCGAACCGATCGATCTCCCCGACGACGTCCCAGACTCGTTCGCCGAAACGGCGGCTGCGCGGGGCCGATCGGGTGCGTTCGTGGAAACGAGTCCCGGAACGCGACGGCTCGCGGATGACGAGGACCGGCCGCTCCGACAGGCACTCGAATCTGCAGCGAGACCGCTAATCGTCGCGGGACCCGCCGACCCCACGGATCTTCGCTCGCTCGACCCGGGAGCGGTCACCGAACTCGCAGATCAGCTCGGCGCACCGATCCTCGCGGACCCGCTCTCAGGGCTTCGATTCGGCTCGCACGTCGACGAAAGATGCGAAGGTAGCGAGGAATCCGACGGCGTGCGGTCGATCTACGGGGGCTACGATGCATACATCTCCCAACTACCGGACCCGGACGTCGTCCTCAGGTTTGGCGCATCTCCCACGTCGAAGTCGCTTCGACACTGGCTTCGCGATGCCGATGCACGACAGTTCCTCGTCGATCCTGCGGGCGCGTGGCGCGAAGCTACGTTCACCGCAACCGACTTGCTGAGCACTGAACCGAAATCCGTCGTCGACGGATTGCTCGAGGCGCTCACCAGTGCTGACAGCGAGGGCCGGACTGGTGGTGCGAATTCGGTAGCGGTAAACGGCGACTGGCGAAGCCTGTTCGACGCGGCCGAACGTGTGCAGTGGGAAACCTGCGACGAGGCGCTTGCTGCGAATGCGCTCGAGTCCGCACCGTTCGAAGGAGCCATTCTCGCATCGGTCGTCTCGGACGCACCGGATCCGGCGACGCTTTTCGTCTCGAATAGCATGCCGATCCGAGATGTAGATCGATTCGGTCGGCCCCGCGACGCTGCCCTGACGGTTCTCGGAAACCGCGGCGCAAGCGGGATCGACGGGATCACGAGTTCGGCTCTCGGCGCCGGCAGTGCAACCGACGACCCGCTGGTCCTGGTGACCGGCGATCTGGCGTTCCTCCACGACTCGAACGGGTTGCTCGCAGTGGACCGCTGTAACGTCGACGCAACGATCGTTCTGCTAGACAACGACGGCGGCGGTATCTTCCACAAGCTCCCGATCGAGAACTTCGACCCGCCGTTTACGGATCAGTTCAAAACGCCCCACGGCCTCGAGTTCGACGAACTCGCCTCGTTCTACGACCTCGAGTTCGAGTCCGTTTCGCCGGTGGACTTCATTTCCGCGTATCGTCGGTCGCTCGAGCGGACCGGAACGCAAGTGCTCGCCGTCGAATTCGACTCCGAGACGAGCCACCGGCAGCGTGACCGACTGGAAGAGCGCGTCAGGAATTCGATCGCGGTCGAATTCGACGATGAATCGGCGTGA
- a CDS encoding isochorismate synthase, protein MDRSSGGGRLAEETESTDRTVELVSRSRELETVSYAEILDDDAEPRVQWATPDGLEIIGRGVAARFTASGPGRFDQIRAQADRVFGALAHDGPDHARPRAFGGFSFYDGHEPRPPWGGFDAASFVVPQVLVSKTDDETWLTAVAEETDEARDRLESWHERVATPMTNPSSGTPPGVARTERTTSRDAWVRQVETALERIAGGRLTKVVLAQALSVDLEESVDAPATLERLRKQYPNCYRFLVGYGVGGTFFGAPPEQLVSKRGDSVETEALAGSVPRGETRAEDEAHVDRMRDDAKFQHEHELVVDAIRNQLAPLARELVVSEQTIRRLATIQHLRTPIEATLEEDHHVLEIVEALHPTPAVGGVPPDAAWETIRDTETFDRGWYAAPVGWFDGDGNGEFAVALRSGVASDGTVTLFAGNGIVADSDPAEEWDEVQLKFRPILDELRSHQQR, encoded by the coding sequence ATGGACCGATCGTCGGGTGGAGGGCGGCTGGCCGAAGAAACGGAGTCGACGGACCGTACTGTCGAACTGGTCAGCCGCAGTCGTGAACTCGAGACAGTCTCCTACGCGGAGATTCTCGACGATGACGCCGAGCCGCGGGTACAGTGGGCCACACCCGATGGACTCGAAATCATCGGCCGAGGCGTCGCCGCCCGTTTTACAGCCAGCGGCCCCGGCAGATTCGATCAAATCCGAGCGCAGGCGGACCGAGTGTTCGGTGCGCTCGCACACGACGGACCAGATCACGCCCGACCGCGGGCGTTTGGCGGTTTTTCGTTCTACGACGGCCACGAGCCGAGACCTCCCTGGGGCGGCTTCGATGCCGCCTCGTTCGTCGTCCCACAGGTGCTCGTCAGCAAAACCGACGACGAAACGTGGTTGACGGCCGTCGCGGAAGAAACCGACGAGGCCAGGGATCGCCTCGAGAGCTGGCACGAACGGGTCGCAACGCCGATGACGAATCCCTCGTCCGGCACCCCACCGGGCGTCGCCCGAACGGAGCGAACCACCTCACGCGACGCGTGGGTCCGACAGGTCGAAACCGCTCTCGAGCGGATCGCCGGCGGGAGGTTGACGAAAGTCGTCCTCGCACAGGCGCTTTCGGTCGACCTCGAGGAGTCGGTCGACGCCCCCGCGACGCTAGAGCGACTGCGCAAACAGTACCCGAACTGTTATCGGTTCCTCGTTGGCTACGGGGTCGGTGGCACGTTCTTCGGCGCACCACCCGAACAGCTCGTCTCGAAACGAGGCGACAGTGTCGAGACCGAAGCGCTCGCCGGTTCGGTCCCTCGGGGGGAGACGCGAGCCGAAGACGAAGCGCACGTCGACCGAATGCGAGACGACGCGAAGTTCCAGCACGAACACGAACTCGTCGTCGACGCGATCCGAAACCAGCTCGCTCCACTCGCGCGGGAACTCGTCGTAAGCGAGCAGACGATACGCCGGTTAGCGACGATTCAGCACTTGCGAACGCCGATCGAAGCGACGCTCGAGGAGGATCATCACGTCCTCGAGATCGTCGAAGCGCTGCATCCGACGCCCGCCGTCGGTGGCGTCCCACCCGACGCGGCGTGGGAGACGATTCGCGACACGGAGACGTTTGACCGTGGCTGGTACGCCGCGCCCGTGGGCTGGTTCGACGGCGACGGCAACGGCGAGTTCGCAGTCGCCCTTCGCTCCGGTGTCGCGAGCGACGGAACGGTGACGCTCTTTGCCGGAAACGGGATCGTCGCCGACAGCGACCCGGCCGAAGAGTGGGACGAGGTACAGCTAAAATTCCGCCCGATTCTCGACGAACTGCGGTCACACCAACAACGATGA
- a CDS encoding sulfite oxidase-like oxidoreductase, whose protein sequence is MDDTDVTNLYREFGDERLPPGQRETTQFPVLSKSGTPDWDPETWEFTVTGAVDEELTFSWDEFRSLPNVTQTQDFHCVTGWSKFDCEFTGVRFPELAERAGVHDDAVHVLFSAMDDYTTDLPLEDCMREEVLFAWGFDGSPLPADHGGPLRVVTPHKYAYKGAKWVDGIEFCTEPTRGYWERRGYSLTANPWQEERYS, encoded by the coding sequence ATGGACGATACCGACGTGACGAACCTGTATCGAGAGTTCGGCGACGAGCGACTGCCGCCGGGACAGCGCGAGACGACACAGTTTCCGGTTCTCTCGAAAAGCGGGACGCCCGATTGGGATCCCGAAACGTGGGAGTTTACCGTCACCGGTGCGGTCGATGAGGAACTGACGTTCTCCTGGGACGAATTTCGGTCCCTGCCGAACGTGACTCAAACGCAGGACTTTCACTGCGTTACCGGCTGGAGCAAATTCGATTGCGAGTTCACCGGGGTTCGGTTTCCCGAACTCGCAGAGCGAGCGGGCGTCCACGACGATGCCGTCCACGTCCTCTTCTCGGCGATGGACGACTACACTACGGACCTCCCGCTCGAGGACTGCATGCGCGAGGAGGTGCTATTCGCCTGGGGATTCGACGGAAGCCCTCTCCCGGCGGATCACGGCGGTCCGCTTCGGGTGGTTACTCCCCACAAATACGCCTACAAGGGCGCAAAGTGGGTCGACGGTATCGAATTCTGTACCGAACCGACCCGGGGGTACTGGGAGCGACGCGGGTACTCACTAACGGCGAACCCGTGGCAGGAGGAACGATATAGCTAA
- a CDS encoding ribbon-helix-helix domain-containing protein encodes MPKVEITIPEHLEMQIAQMVERGEFVNREEAIEDLLSTGIKAYKTSGPMDEDETGTGGTGLEDDGMMGHDDEYVF; translated from the coding sequence ATGCCGAAAGTAGAGATCACCATACCGGAACACCTCGAGATGCAGATCGCCCAGATGGTCGAACGCGGCGAATTCGTCAACCGCGAGGAGGCAATCGAGGACCTCCTTTCGACGGGAATTAAAGCGTACAAAACTAGCGGACCAATGGACGAAGACGAAACAGGTACCGGCGGGACTGGCCTCGAAGACGACGGGATGATGGGCCACGACGACGAGTACGTCTTCTAG
- a CDS encoding DUF7550 family protein has product MTDETETPDGADTGADVGHDLTAERTTAPMSAYSSRDVLVGGAVAVVGAAIAFGIPLLTVGV; this is encoded by the coding sequence ATGACGGACGAAACCGAGACCCCAGACGGAGCGGACACGGGGGCCGACGTCGGGCACGATCTCACTGCAGAGCGTACGACAGCCCCGATGAGTGCGTATTCCTCGCGTGACGTACTGGTGGGTGGCGCAGTCGCCGTCGTGGGGGCAGCGATTGCATTTGGAATTCCGCTTTTAACCGTCGGCGTGTGA
- the hisF gene encoding imidazole glycerol phosphate synthase subunit HisF, whose product MVLTKRVIPCIDVDLDENGNPAVYTGVNFEDLKYTGDPVEMARAYNRAGADEFVFLDITASAEGRETMLDVVERVADEVFIPLTVGGGIRTTDDIKETLRAGADKVSITTGALERPELVNEGARAFGSQCIVISVDARRRFDEAGEHYVEIDGESCWFECTKKGGREGTGIDVLEWAVEAESRGAGELFVNSIDKDGTKNGYDLPLTSAVCEAVDTPVIASSGCGGPEDMYDVFTEAGADAGLAASIFHFDEFSIEETKAYLDDHGVPVRL is encoded by the coding sequence ATGGTACTCACCAAGCGAGTCATCCCGTGTATCGACGTGGATCTGGACGAAAACGGGAATCCGGCGGTCTACACGGGCGTCAACTTCGAGGATCTCAAATACACAGGCGATCCGGTCGAGATGGCGCGTGCGTACAACCGGGCGGGTGCCGACGAGTTCGTCTTTCTCGACATCACCGCCTCCGCGGAGGGTCGCGAGACGATGCTCGACGTCGTCGAGCGCGTCGCCGACGAAGTTTTTATCCCCCTGACCGTCGGGGGTGGAATACGGACGACCGACGACATCAAAGAAACGCTGCGGGCCGGTGCCGACAAGGTCTCGATCACGACCGGCGCACTCGAGCGGCCGGAACTCGTCAATGAAGGTGCACGGGCGTTCGGCAGTCAGTGTATCGTCATCAGCGTCGACGCCAGACGTCGGTTCGACGAGGCGGGCGAACACTACGTCGAGATCGACGGCGAATCCTGCTGGTTCGAATGTACGAAGAAGGGCGGCCGCGAGGGAACCGGAATCGACGTCCTCGAGTGGGCTGTGGAGGCCGAATCTCGAGGCGCAGGAGAGTTGTTCGTCAACTCGATCGACAAGGATGGGACGAAAAACGGCTACGACCTGCCGTTGACCTCGGCCGTCTGCGAGGCCGTCGACACGCCTGTCATCGCCTCCTCGGGCTGTGGGGGGCCCGAGGACATGTACGACGTCTTCACCGAGGCCGGTGCCGACGCCGGGCTCGCAGCCTCGATTTTCCACTTCGACGAGTTCTCGATCGAGGAGACGAAAGCCTATCTCGACGACCACGGCGTTCCGGTTCGGCTCTGA